Genomic window (Trichlorobacter lovleyi):
ACGCCTCTTCATACTCAATAATCTGGCTGTCGGCGTACACCAGCGCTGGTTCAGCTTCCACTATTACCGGCGGCCCCCTGCCACATTGCGGTTGCCGCTTCGGGACATCCCACAACCCCAGATGATCCAGAATCCTGCGGATCACCGGCTCTTCTTCGATAAACGCCAGTATCCGCATGACACCTTTGCAGTTCGGGCAGGTCAACGGATCGGTCTCGTAGACCTTCTGGATCAGCCTGGCCCAGTTGGCACGGCACTTTTTGCGATATGGTGTGTCGGCCTCTTGTTCGACAATCTGCGGTGTGTCGTTGTCGTCCATCCCTAGCTTCCTGCGCTTGCCTCTGGCGGCGTTGCTGTAGTAGCCGTAGTAGCGCACCATCTGCTCGCCATGCCGCGGAATGTGGCTGATGATCATAGCCAGCCAGTCAAGGGCGCTGAAGCTTTTGGTCGTGTGGCCGTCTTTTGAGCGGTAGATGACCGTGCCGCTCTGTTCAATGTAGGTCATCCGCTCCTGCGAGAACTGGCAGCGGATGATGTAATGGGCCAGCTTCTCCAAGGCGTCGCGGTCATCAGCCGCTATCGGCTCGCAGATATGTACGTTGAAGCCGCTGTGATGCCAGGACATGAGCAGATCAATGTGCCACTGGGTGATGGCACCCTTATCCAGCAGCATCTTCAAGACCTTGTGCCGGAAGAGCTGTTCCAGTGCGTGGAAATCGTAATACGGAGTGATGTGGAAGATGCCATGCTCGTCAAAGGTGCCATCGGATATTATGATGTGGCAGTGAGGGTTGAAACCGAGGAAGTCGCCGAAGGTCTGGATGGAGCAGGCGCAGCCGGGCATGGAGTTGTCTGTGCCTGTCATGTACTCTCTCAGCGTCTCCCAGGCGGTGCGGCTTAGATCGGCAAGAAGTGTGCGATCAAACAGGAAACAGCGGCGGATCAGCTTGGGGATGGAGAAGACAATGTGACGATGTGGTACGGTGACGGCAAGATCATCGAGAAACCATTCGCCGAACTCCACCACCCGTTTCTGATGGCATGACGGGCAGAAGTGACGGCGCTTGCAGGAAAAAGCGACCAGATATTCGTGACCGCAGTCATCGCACTTCACACGGGCGAAACCATTGTGCAGACAGCCGCAGTCTAGGTAACGAAAGATCGTTAACCTGATTTCAGGTCTCAGATACCCGAAACGGGACTGATACCGCTCCTCGTGTACCCGCTCCAGCTCCTCGAAATAATCCTCAACACAGCGGTAATAGTCGGATAACCGGGGATTGCGCGGGCTGTATGGCGCAACGGAGTTTTGCATGACACACCTGCCAGAGATGTGTTATGCGTAAGGTGTGCCATGGAGAAAGAGTGAGTTCCAACCATCGGCAACACCGGTCAAGCCGGTGGTGCCTCAGCCCCGTTGAACT
Coding sequences:
- a CDS encoding transposase, coding for MQNSVAPYSPRNPRLSDYYRCVEDYFEELERVHEERYQSRFGYLRPEIRLTIFRYLDCGCLHNGFARVKCDDCGHEYLVAFSCKRRHFCPSCHQKRVVEFGEWFLDDLAVTVPHRHIVFSIPKLIRRCFLFDRTLLADLSRTAWETLREYMTGTDNSMPGCACSIQTFGDFLGFNPHCHIIISDGTFDEHGIFHITPYYDFHALEQLFRHKVLKMLLDKGAITQWHIDLLMSWHHSGFNVHICEPIAADDRDALEKLAHYIIRCQFSQERMTYIEQSGTVIYRSKDGHTTKSFSALDWLAMIISHIPRHGEQMVRYYGYYSNAARGKRRKLGMDDNDTPQIVEQEADTPYRKKCRANWARLIQKVYETDPLTCPNCKGVMRILAFIEEEPVIRRILDHLGLWDVPKRQPQCGRGPPVIVEAEPALVYADSQIIEYEEAYFIPEYL